The Rhodococcus sp. ABRD24 genome contains the following window.
CCACCGCAGCCTCCGACGTCGCAAACGCTAGGAATGCGTCGTTCTCGTGGGGATCCCCGATCGTGATGCGGACGCCGTCTACGCCGTAGGTGCGGATCAGGACGCCCGCTGCGGCGCTGGCCTCGCCGTACGCGACGGAGCGGTCCAGCAGCGGTAGCCACACGAAGTTGGCCTCCGACACGGGGACGTCGTAGCCCGCGGCGAGGAGCGCATCGCGCATCCGGCCGCGCTCGGCCACGACGGCGTGGGTGCGGTGCAGTAGTTCGTCCCGCGCGCCGAGGCATGCGATCGCGGCGGACTGCGCCACCGAATTGACGCTGAACGGGATGTGGACCTTGGCCAACGCGGTGATGATGGTCGGATCCGCCACCGCGTAGCCGACGCGGATGCCGGCCAGGCCGTACGCCTTCGAGAACGTCCGCAGGACGACGACGTTGCGGCGGCCCCGGGCCAGGTCGATGCCGTCGACGCCGGAACGGTTGTACTCGAAGTAGGCCTCGTCCAGCGCGACGACGATGTGCGCGGGCACGGCGTCGAGGAACCGTTCGAGCTCCTCGCGGCCCAGCGCGGTACCGGTGGGGTTGTTCGGGTTGCAGATGAAGATCAGTCGGGTGCGGTCGGTGATCGCGGCCAGCATCGCGTCCAGGTCGTGGCCCTGTCCGGCGTTGAGGGGTACCGGGACCGGCGTCGCGCCGGCGACCTTCGTGACCACCGGATAGGCCTCGAACGAGCGCCACGCGTACAGCACCTCGTCGCCGACCTGGCAGGTGATCTGCACCAGCTCCTGGCACAGGCTCACCGATCCGCAGCCGGTCGCGATGTGTGCCGCCGGCACTCCGAGGGTCTCGGACAGAGCGTGGATCAGTGCGGACGACGTGTTGTCCGGGTATCGGTTCGCGGTCGCGGCGGCGTCGGCGATGGCCTGCGCGACACCGGGCAGCGGGCCCTGTGTCGTTTCGTTGCTCGCCAGCTTGATCGCCCCGGGAAAACTGCGGCCCGGCACGTAGGCGGGGATGGAATCAAGGTCAGCGCGGGTCACGGGGGTCACGATGCGATTATGCGCCCCGTGATCCCGTGCACCGGCGACCCGGTCGTGCCAAGGTTGATTCATGCCGGGAATCTTCCGGGACAGCGCCCCCTTGCGCGCCGACGACAGTTCGCCCGAGCACTCCCGGGGACGTGTTCCATTGACCGCCGTCCAGCCCGATCGGCCCGCCCGTGGCGGGATCGTCGTGCTGCACGAATCGAGGGAGTTCACACCGGCGCTGCTGGACCTGATGCGTGCCCTCGCCGGCGAGGGGTGGGTGGCGGTGGCCCCGCACCTGTTCCATCGAGAGCCCGCGCACAGCGATACCGAGGTATTCGGACATAACCTCTTCGAGGACTTCGACGCCACCTTCGACTGGCTGGTCGCCCGCGGCGTCTACGCCGACTGCGTCGGCGTCCTCGGGTTCGACGACGCAGGCACCGCTGCGATGCTCGTCGCGACCAACCGGCCCGTCGCCGCCGCGGTGAGTGTCTCCGCCCGCGGAATCATCGAGCCGCTGACCGCAGAGACCCCGGCGCTGGTGAACGCGGCGACCTCGCTCAAGGCGCCATGGCTCGGGCTGTACGGGGAGGACGACCCCCTGACCCCTCGCGAACACGTCGAGCAACTGCGGGAGGCGGTCGCGCGGGCCGATGTCGCTACCAACATCGTCAGTTACACCGGGCTGGCGCATCGGGCGGACGAGCCACCCGTGAGCGAGACCTCTGCCGAGGACGATGATCCGCTCGTCGTGGCGATCCTTGACGCCCAGCGCCGCATCTTCGACTGGTTCGACGCCAACCTTCGGTGACGATGTCGAGCTTAGGAGGTTGACCAGCTGTTTTGCGTTTGCTCGCGAAGGTTGTGTAGTGTTTCGCCCGGCGGATCGGAAACGAGCCGGCCCCCAAGGAGGCGTGCCAGAGCGGCCGAATGGGACTCACTGCTAATGAGTTGTCCCCCTTACAGGGGACCGGAGGTTCAAATCCTCTCGCCTCCGCCACACTGGTTCTCGTTGGCCAGCAACAACTTAATACGCTTTTTCATGCGCCCGTAGCTCAACGGATAGAGCATCTGACTACGGATCAGAAGGTTAGGGGTTCGAATCCCTTCGGGCGCACATCAGAAAGCCCCTCACCAGCAGTGATGCAGGTGAGGGGCTTTCTCGTATCGGGTTATGGGGTCGCGACGACACGCTTTCGACACGGATTGGATGAAGGATTGCGTCAGTGGACGGTGAGGTTGAAGATCCTTCCGACATGTTGCAAGTCTTCGTCGCTCCACTCGATGGTGCGGACGCTCTCCTTCTGAACACCGGTCCCCTCGAAGACGGCCCAGCACTCATACTCGCCCTGCTTCGACATATATCGAATTCCGGAGTAGTTCGGCCGCTCGTCTTCACCTACAGCCGTATACGCCCACTGCGCTAGGTCGCGGGTCAGTCTGATGGCGCTCATTGAACCTGCTCAACTCTGCTCACCGAAAGTGCTCACCCGTGTGGCTCCGCCAATGAGGGCGGGTCTCCTTCGATGCTGGTGGTCTCTGACCACGCACCAGCACCCCAAAGGAGACCCGCTTTCTATGTTGACATGGGAGGACGACTTGGAGATACACGCACTCCACAAACGAGGCTGGACGATCTCGGCGATCGCCCGCCACACCGGCCGCAACCGTAGGACGGTCCGCAACTACCTGAACGGGACCACGACGCCCGGCGTGCGCAAACCAGCACGCCAGGATCCGTTCGAGCCGTTCGTCGACTACGTCACCGCCCGCCTGGTCGAGGACCCACATTTGTGGGCCCGCACCCTGTGCGACGAACTCGAGGCGCTCGGCTACACCGCCTCGTATCAGACCCTGACCCGCCAGATCCGGCAGCGAAAGCTACGACCGGTGTGCAAGGCCTGCGCGTGCGCCACCGGCCGCCCCAACGCGGTCATCGAGCACCCGCCGGGCGAGGAAACCCAATGGGACTGGGTCGAACTGCCGAACCCCCCGACCGGGTGGGGCTGGGGAAAGACGGCGCATCTGCTCGTAGGCTCCCTCGCGCAGTCCGGGCGGTGGCGCGGGATCCTCGCCCCGGCGATGACCCAGCCGCAGCTGATCGACGGTCTCGACCGCATCGTCCGGGCATTGGGTGGCCTGACCCGCAGCTGGCGGTTCGACCGGATGGCGACGGTCTGCCACCCGGACTCGGGGAAGGTCACCGCTTCCTGCGCCGGTGTCGCCAAGCACTAAGGTGTCTCGGTCGCGATCTGCCCACCGAGATCCGGGAACCGCAAAGGCGTGGTGGAGAAGGCCAATCACACTGCTGCACAACGCTGGTGGCGAACCCTCGCCGATGACCTGACGGTGGAGCAGGCGCAGGCGAGCCTCGACGAATTCTGCCGGCTGCGCGGCGACACCCGGTTGCGCCCGACCGCGGATGGCCGATCCTCGGTGGCCACCGTCGCCGCGGCCGAACCGTTGACCGCACCGCCGGTTCCGTATCCGGTGACCGTCACCGAGACCCGCACCGTCAGCCGGCAGGCGTTGGTCGCCTACCGCGGCAACCGCTACTCGGTGCCCCCGGAGTTGGCTGCAGCGCAGGTCACCGTCTCCCGAGTTCTCGGCGGCGATGTCGTCGACATCGACACCGCCTCGCAGATCACCGTCGCCAGGCACCGACTCGCACCCGACGGGGCCGGGGCGACCGTCCGTGACCACGGCCACGTCGTCGCCCTCGAACAAGCGGCGATGGCCACCGCCTCAGCGGGTGGTCGGCCGCACCGCCGCAAGGAACGCATCCCACCCGGACCCGACGCGATCGCCGCGGCAGAAGCATTGCACCGCAGCGCCACCGAGAGGCAGATCGCGGGCGAATCATCCACTCCAGCAAACACTTCAACCATCACTGACCTGACCGTTTACGAACGAGCCGCCCGCGGAAGGAACACCCTCGCATGAGCGCAACCCCGACCACCACGCAGACGACGAGTCTCTACCAGCGCCTGCGCGGACACCTGGCCACACTGAAACTCCACGACGCCGCCGAAGCCCTGCCGTCGGTTCTCGATCGCGCGCAGAAAGACGGTCTGTCGATGACCGCGGCCCTCGAGCAACTGTTGTCGATCGAGGTCGATGCCACCGAGGCCCGCCGTCTGGCCGGCCGGCTGCGGTTCGCGTGTCTGCCGACCCCGGCGTCGCTCGACGACTTCGACTACGACGCAGCCCCCGGCGTCGACCGGGCACTGCTCGCCGAACTCGGCACCTGCCGCTACCTCGAGACCGCCACCAACGTGCTGCTCATCGGCCCACCCGGAGTCGGCAAGACCCACCTGTCAGTCGGGCTCGCCCGCGCAGCGGCGCATGCCGGCTACCGCACGTATTTCACCACCGCCGCCGACCTCGCCGCCCGCTGCCACCGGGCCGCCATCGAAGGCCGGTGGGCGACCACGATGCGATTCTACGCCGGACCCACCCTGCTGGTGATCGACGAACTCGGCTACCTACCACTTCCCGGGCGAAGCCGCATCCGCACTGTTTCAGGTTGTCGCGCAACGCTATACGAAGACCTCGATCGTCATCACCACCAACCGCGGCGTCGGTGAATGGGGTGAGGTCCTCGGCGACACCACCGTCGCCGCCGCCATGCTC
Protein-coding sequences here:
- the hisC gene encoding histidinol-phosphate transaminase codes for the protein MTPVTRADLDSIPAYVPGRSFPGAIKLASNETTQGPLPGVAQAIADAAATANRYPDNTSSALIHALSETLGVPAAHIATGCGSVSLCQELVQITCQVGDEVLYAWRSFEAYPVVTKVAGATPVPVPLNAGQGHDLDAMLAAITDRTRLIFICNPNNPTGTALGREELERFLDAVPAHIVVALDEAYFEYNRSGVDGIDLARGRRNVVVLRTFSKAYGLAGIRVGYAVADPTIITALAKVHIPFSVNSVAQSAAIACLGARDELLHRTHAVVAERGRMRDALLAAGYDVPVSEANFVWLPLLDRSVAYGEASAAAGVLIRTYGVDGVRITIGDPHENDAFLAFATSEAAVELAGIRAGSPTT
- a CDS encoding dienelactone hydrolase family protein; translated protein: MPGIFRDSAPLRADDSSPEHSRGRVPLTAVQPDRPARGGIVVLHESREFTPALLDLMRALAGEGWVAVAPHLFHREPAHSDTEVFGHNLFEDFDATFDWLVARGVYADCVGVLGFDDAGTAAMLVATNRPVAAAVSVSARGIIEPLTAETPALVNAATSLKAPWLGLYGEDDPLTPREHVEQLREAVARADVATNIVSYTGLAHRADEPPVSETSAEDDDPLVVAILDAQRRIFDWFDANLR